One window of Lacerta agilis isolate rLacAgi1 chromosome 14, rLacAgi1.pri, whole genome shotgun sequence genomic DNA carries:
- the GPATCH8 gene encoding G patch domain-containing protein 8 isoform X3 has protein sequence MGMGRMEMELDYAEDATERRRVLEVEKEDTEELRQKYKDYVDKEKAIAKALEDLRANFYCELCDKQYQKHQEFDNHINSYDHAHKQRLKDLKQREFARNVSSRSRKDERKQEKALRRLHELAEQRKQPECAPGSGPMFRPTTVAVDEEGGEDDIDSAAPSSCCSFSPAPGPVASMTTDKGLVCATGQTSSNIGLGQVPVQVPQAISAGVNPLKIGVSFSFAKKAPVKLESIASVFKDHVDESSSPDDEVKADEKAQPDPGALGKFGEVEGTNSPDSKGDEEELVHEKEGLNTTLSKLKKMKRDDGPMALEPEYYHYIPPAHCKVKPNFQFLLFMKATEQVEAEAMSKKMARERKQSNSPKPKAAKNSEKVAVAECATHQKEPSPSSKGSKTEVKDPPAEAGGQEGKALKGSGSAESEVAKELPQLASTSKEGTDGPKHLTGPFFPVLSKDESTTLQWPSELLIFTKAEPSVSYSCNPLYFDFKLSRNKDIKAKGAEKQKAASSLPKQKAPSAEEGSVSKSKEVGAPAGTSTAMPESKSLSACSKQESNPVSAGKGEGPEDSSKGSLVGRKDKVGKSHKHKKKKKHKKSTKHKRRRKGEAEDKSRDGDLAEEKSKKRKKHKHKKSKPSFATELERTQGADETGHLKKRKWCAPDSQRKSLSTEESSNKKEDGGTSSQEHGGKKPKGDPQQASSTAKRRASTSTHSSHRGRQSSGGYESAEDSCHKHFRQKSASQYSDDYDSGSNCSRSRSRSGRRHSSRRSSQRSYSTSSYASSDNSRYSRRRSYSEDSYSDYSDRSRSRTKRSHDSEDDSDYASSKRRSKRHKYSSSEDDYSLSRSRSRSRSRTHTRGRSRTRSRGRTRSSSCSHSRGKRRSRSRTGHSWKRSRSYSRERSRSARSLSQRSLSRKGSRGHESPGERRSARRDFIRSKIYRSQSPHYFRGRPGEGPARKEEARGDEATGTTTSLSQNSGNSSLGSNCSSEEKNSATAKLLLEKVQSRKVEKKPSGSEESPSGPHKVGIKLKDPPQGYFGPKLPPSLGNKPVLPLIGKLPTVRKPNAKQCEESGLGLGTGEELELSELDETPHDGGEAVAASQPTVDETLVIETQESLLGDQKPEEAGVEMAAMPLEPPALPEHFGSGDLPVLHPFPAPAESEVAEPLDGSAQPVSLEGRMVPLAPEVEPFPSYVPHSAEPSISGEAEGSDDSSLAPLESQPITFTPEEMEKYSKLQQAAQQHIQQQLLAKQVKAFPASAALAPATAPALQPIHIQQPAAAAATSITTVQHAILQHHAAAAAAAIGIHPHPHPQPLAQVHHIPQPHLTPISLSHLTHSIIPGHPATFLASHPIHIIPASAIHPGPFTFHPVHHAALYPTLLAPRPATAAATALHLHPLLHPIFSGQDLQHPPSHGT, from the exons ATGGGCATGGGACGGATGGAAATGGAG CTTGATTATGCCGAAGATGCCACAGAACGGAGGCGGGTCTTGGAAGTGGAGAAGGAAGACACCGAAGAACTGAGACAGAAGTACAAG GATTATGTTGACAAAGAAAAGGCGATTGCCAAGGCCCTTGAGGACCTTCGAGCAAATTTTTACTGTGAGCTCTGTGATAAGCAGTACCAGAAGCATCAAGAGTTTGACAACCACATCAATTCCTATGACCACGCCCACAAACAG AGGTTGAAGGATCTCAAGCAAAGGGAGTTTGCTCGCAATGTTTCCTCGAGATCCCGGAAAGATGAGAGGAAGCAGGAGAAAGCCCTCCGTCGTCTCCACGAGTTGGCTGAGCAGAGGAAGCAACCTGAATG TGCTCCAGGAAGCGGGCCGATGTTTAGACCCACTACTGTGGCAGTAGacgaggaaggaggagaggatgaCATCGATTCAGCAGCTCCCAGCAGTTGCTGCTCTTTCTCACCAGCTCCTGGGCCAGTGGCCAGTATGACCACAGACAAGGGTCTTGTTTGTGCCACTGGGCAAACTAGTAGCAACATCGGGCTTGGGCAGGTACCTGTCCAGGTACCGCAAGCCATCAGCGCAGGGGTTAACCCCCTTAAGATAGGCGTGTCTTTCTCATTTGCCAAAAAAGCCCCTGTGAAACTAGAGTCAATTGCCTCCGTCTTCAAAGACCATGTTGATGAGTCCAGTTCTCCCGATGATGAAGTCAAAGCGGATGAGAAAGCCCAGCCCGATCCTGGAGCCTTGGGGAAATTTGGGGAGGTCGAGGGGACAAACAGCCCTGACAGCAAAGGCGACGAAGAGGAGCTAGTGCACGAGAAGGAAGGTCTAAACACCACCCTGTCAAAGCTGAAAAAGATGAAGCGAGACGATGGCCCGATGGCACTAGAGCCAGAGTATTACCACTACATCCCGCCTGCTCACTGCAAGGTGAAACCGAACTTCCAGTTCCTGCTATTTATGAAGGCCACGGAGCAAGTCGAAGCAGAAGCCATGAGCAAGAAAATGGCGCGCGAAAGGAAGCAGAGTAACTCCCCCAAGCCCAAAGCGGCAAAGAATAGTGAGAAGGTGGCAGTAGCAGAGTGTGCCACCCACCAGAAGGAACCAAGTCCTTCCAGCAAAGGCAGCAAAACTGAAGTTAAGGACCCTCCAGCAGAGGCAGGCGGGCAAGAAGGCAAGGCACTCAAGGGAAGCGGTTCTGCGGAGTCTGAGGTCGCTAAAGAGCTTCCTCAGCTTGCGTCAACCAGTAAAGAAGGGACAGACGGGCCTAAGCATTTGACAGGACCTTTCTTCCCAGTGCTCAGTAAAGATGAGAGCACCACCCTCCAGTGGCCTTCAGAACTGCTGATCTTCACCAAAGCAGAGCCCTCTGTGTCGTATAGCTGCAATCCCTTGTATTTTGACTTCAAGCTGTCTCGCAACAAAGACATTAAAGCTAAAGGGGCGGAGAAACAGAAAGCTGCAAGCAGCCTTCCCAAGCAAAAAGCGCCGTCTGCTGAAGAGGGCAGCGTGAGCAAGAGCAAAGAGGTGGGCGCTCCTGCGGGCACCTCCACAGCAATGCCGGAGAGCAAGTCCCTGTCTGCCTGCAGCAAGCAGGAGTCCAATCCTGTGTCGGCTGGCAAGGGTGAGGGGCCAGAAGACAGCAGCAAAGGCAGCCTTGTTGGCCGCAAGGACAAAGTGGGGAAATCCCAcaagcacaagaagaagaagaagcacaagaAGTCCACAAAACACAAACGCAGGCGCAAAGGTGAGGCAGAAGacaaaagcagggatggggacctGGCAGAAGAGAAATCCAAGAAGCGgaagaaacacaaacacaaaaagagcAAGCCTTCCTTTGCCACGGAGCTGGAGCGGACGCAAGGGGCCGACGAAACTGGCCATCTCAAGAAAAGAAAGTGGTGTGCTCCAGACTCTCAGCGGAAGTCTCTTTCCACTGAAGAAAGCAGCAACAAGAAAGAGGACGGCGGCACCTCTTCCCAAGAGCACGGTGGCAAGAAACCCAAAGGGGACCCGCAGCAGGCATCATCCACCGCCAAGAGGCGGGCCTCCACCTCCACCCACTCCAGCCACAGAGGCCGGCAGAGCAGCGGTGGCTACGAGAGCGCCGAGGATTCCTGCCACAAGCACTTCCGGCAGAAGTCTGCTTCGCAATACAGTGACGATTACGACTCTGGCAGCAACTGTTCCCGAAGCCGCTCCCGTTCGGGGCGTCGGCATTCCTCCCGAAGGTCATCCCAGAGGTCCTACTCAACGAGTTCATATGCCTCCTCTGACAACAGCCGGTACAGTCGGCGGCGCAGCTACTCGGAAGACAGCTACAGTGACTACAGCGACCGCTCTCGGAGCCGCACCAAGCGCTCCCACGACTCAGAGGACGATTCTGACTACGCCAGTTCCAAGCGCAGGTCGAAACGGCACAAATATTCTTCTTCAGAAGACGACtacagcctgagcaggagcagatCCCGGAGCCGCAGCCGAACCCACACCAGGGGGAGGTCGAGGACGAGAAGCCGGGGCAGGACGCGCAGCAGCAGCTGTAGCCACAGCCGGGGTAAGCGGCGGAGCCGCAGCCGGACTGGGCACAGCTGGAAACGGAGCAGGAGCTACAGCCGGGAGCGCAGCCGGAGTGCCAGGAGCCTCTCCCAGCGGTCTCTCTCCAGGAAGGGGTCCCGTGGCCACGAAAGCCCTGGGGAGAGGAGATCCGCACGGCGAGACTTTATCCGCTCAAAGATCTACCGCTCCCAGTCCCCCCACTATTTCAGAGGCAGACCGGGGGAAGGGCCCGCGAGGAAGGAGGAAGCAAGAGGTGATGAAGCAACAGGGACCACTACCAGCCTCTCCCAAAACAGCGGCAACTCCAGCCTGGGGAGCAACTGCAGCTCTGAGGAGAAGAACTCTGCCACAGCTAAGCTCCTCCTGGAAAAAGTTCAGTCCAGGAAGGTGGAGAAGAAGCCCAGCGGCAGTGAGGAATCCCCCTCAGGGCCTCACAAGGTTGGGATCAAGCTGAAAGATCCCCCGCAAGGCTACTTTGGCCcaaagctccctccctccctaggcAACAAGCCGGTCCTTCCCTTGATCGGGAAGCTGCCCACAGTCCGAAAGCCAAACGCCAAGCAGTGTGAGGAGTCTGGATTAGGATTGGGGACCGGGGAGGAGCTGGAGCTGTCTGAGCTTGACGAAACCCCCCACGATGGTGGGGAGGCAGTTGCAGCAAGCCAACCCACAGTGGACGAAACTCTGGTGATAGAGACCCAGGAGAGCCTTCTGGGTGATCAGAAGCCAGAAGAAGCGGGCGTAGAGATGGCTGCCATGCCCCTGGAGCCGCCAGCCCTCCCGGAACACTTTGGATCCGGCGACCTGCCCGTGCTGCACCCGTTCCCTGCCCCCGCGGAAAGCGAAGTTGCTGAGCCTCTGGATGGCAGCGCCCAGCCTGTCTCCCTCGAAGGCAGGATGGTGCCCCTGGCCCCTGAAGTGGAGCCCTTCCCCAGCTACGTCCCACACAGTGCGGAGCCGAGCATCAGCGGGGAGGCGGAAGGCAGCGACGACTCTTCCCTGGCACCACTGGAAAGCCAGCCCATCACCTTCACCCCGGAGGAGATGGAGAAGTACAGCAAACTCCAGCAGGCAGCCCAGCAGCACATCCAGCAGCAGCTCCTAGCCAAGCAGGTCAAGGCATTCCCAGCCTCTGCCGCCCTGGCTCCAGCCACAGCTCCTGCCTTGCAGCCCATCCACATCCAGCAGCCAGCCGCAGCCGCAGCCACCTCCATCACCACCGTGCAGCACGCCATTCTGCAGCATCATGCTGCCGCCGCAGCCGCAGCCATTGGcatccacccccaccctcacccccaacCTCTTGCTCAAGTGCACCATATCCCTCAGCCCCACTTGACCCCCATCTCCTTGTCCCACTTGACCCACTCCATCATCCCAGGGCACCCTGCCACCTTCCTGGCCAGCCACCCCATCCATATCATCCCCGCTTCTGCCATCCACCCGGGTCCTTTCACTTTCCATCCTGTCCACCACGCTGCCCTCTACCCGACCCTCCTGGCACCCCGGCCAGCGACAGCGGCTGCCACGGCATTGCACctccaccctctcctgcaccccaTTTTCTCAGGACAGGATTTGCAGCACCCTCCCAGCCACGGCACATGA
- the GPATCH8 gene encoding G patch domain-containing protein 8 isoform X2 — protein sequence MMGNHFDQYEEGHLEIEQASLDKPIESDNIGHRLLQKHGWKLGQGLGKSLQGRTDPIPIVVKYDVMGMGRMEMELDYAEDATERRRVLEVEKEDTEELRQKYKDYVDKEKAIAKALEDLRANFYCELCDKQYQKHQEFDNHINSYDHAHKQRLKDLKQREFARNVSSRSRKDERKQEKALRRLHELAEQRKQPECAPGSGPMFRPTTVAVDEEGGEDDIDSAAPSSCCSFSPAPGPVASMTTDKGLVCATGQTSSNIGLGQVPVQVPQAISAGVNPLKIGVSFSFAKKAPVKLESIASVFKDHVDESSSPDDEVKADEKAQPDPGALGKFGEVEGTNSPDSKGDEEELVHEKEGLNTTLSKLKKMKRDDGPMALEPEYYHYIPPAHCKVKPNFQFLLFMKATEQVEAEAMSKKMARERKQSNSPKPKAAKNSEKVAVAECATHQKEPSPSSKGSKTEVKDPPAEAGGQEGKALKGSGSAESEVAKELPQLASTSKEGTDGPKHLTGPFFPVLSKDESTTLQWPSELLIFTKAEPSVSYSCNPLYFDFKLSRNKDIKAKGAEKQKAASSLPKQKAPSAEEGSVSKSKEVGAPAGTSTAMPESKSLSACSKQESNPVSAGKGEGPEDSSKGSLVGRKDKVGKSHKHKKKKKHKKSTKHKRRRKGEAEDKSRDGDLAEEKSKKRKKHKHKKSKPSFATELERTQGADETGHLKKRKWCAPDSQRKSLSTEESSNKKEDGGTSSQEHGGKKPKGDPQQASSTAKRRASTSTHSSHRGRQSSGGYESAEDSCHKHFRQKSASQYSDDYDSGSNCSRSRSRSGRRHSSRRSSQRSYSTSSYASSDNSRYSRRRSYSEDSYSDYSDRSRSRTKRSHDSEDDSDYASSKRRSKRHKYSSSEDDYSLSRSRSRSRSRTHTRGRSRTRSRGRTRSSSCSHSRGKRRSRSRTGHSWKRSRSYSRERSRSARSLSQRSLSRKGSRGHESPGERRSARRDFIRSKIYRSQSPHYFRGRPGEGPARKEEARGDEATGTTTSLSQNSGNSSLGSNCSSEEKNSATAKLLLEKVQSRKVEKKPSGSEESPSGPHKVGIKLKDPPQGYFGPKLPPSLGNKPVLPLIGKLPTVRKPNAKQCEESGLGLGTGEELELSELDETPHDGGEAVAASQPTVDETLVIETQESLLGDQKPEEAGVEMAAMPLEPPALPEHFGSGDLPVLHPFPAPAESEVAEPLDGSAQPVSLEGRMVPLAPEVEPFPSYVPHSAEPSISGEAEGSDDSSLAPLESQPITFTPEEMEKYSKLQQAAQQHIQQQLLAKQVKAFPASAALAPATAPALQPIHIQQPAAAAATSITTVQHAILQHHAAAAAAAIGIHPHPHPQPLAQVHHIPQPHLTPISLSHLTHSIIPGHPATFLASHPIHIIPASAIHPGPFTFHPVHHAALYPTLLAPRPATAAATALHLHPLLHPIFSGQDLQHPPSHGT from the exons gaaggacagatcccatCCCGATTGTCGTCAAATATGATGTCATGGGCATGGGACGGATGGAAATGGAG CTTGATTATGCCGAAGATGCCACAGAACGGAGGCGGGTCTTGGAAGTGGAGAAGGAAGACACCGAAGAACTGAGACAGAAGTACAAG GATTATGTTGACAAAGAAAAGGCGATTGCCAAGGCCCTTGAGGACCTTCGAGCAAATTTTTACTGTGAGCTCTGTGATAAGCAGTACCAGAAGCATCAAGAGTTTGACAACCACATCAATTCCTATGACCACGCCCACAAACAG AGGTTGAAGGATCTCAAGCAAAGGGAGTTTGCTCGCAATGTTTCCTCGAGATCCCGGAAAGATGAGAGGAAGCAGGAGAAAGCCCTCCGTCGTCTCCACGAGTTGGCTGAGCAGAGGAAGCAACCTGAATG TGCTCCAGGAAGCGGGCCGATGTTTAGACCCACTACTGTGGCAGTAGacgaggaaggaggagaggatgaCATCGATTCAGCAGCTCCCAGCAGTTGCTGCTCTTTCTCACCAGCTCCTGGGCCAGTGGCCAGTATGACCACAGACAAGGGTCTTGTTTGTGCCACTGGGCAAACTAGTAGCAACATCGGGCTTGGGCAGGTACCTGTCCAGGTACCGCAAGCCATCAGCGCAGGGGTTAACCCCCTTAAGATAGGCGTGTCTTTCTCATTTGCCAAAAAAGCCCCTGTGAAACTAGAGTCAATTGCCTCCGTCTTCAAAGACCATGTTGATGAGTCCAGTTCTCCCGATGATGAAGTCAAAGCGGATGAGAAAGCCCAGCCCGATCCTGGAGCCTTGGGGAAATTTGGGGAGGTCGAGGGGACAAACAGCCCTGACAGCAAAGGCGACGAAGAGGAGCTAGTGCACGAGAAGGAAGGTCTAAACACCACCCTGTCAAAGCTGAAAAAGATGAAGCGAGACGATGGCCCGATGGCACTAGAGCCAGAGTATTACCACTACATCCCGCCTGCTCACTGCAAGGTGAAACCGAACTTCCAGTTCCTGCTATTTATGAAGGCCACGGAGCAAGTCGAAGCAGAAGCCATGAGCAAGAAAATGGCGCGCGAAAGGAAGCAGAGTAACTCCCCCAAGCCCAAAGCGGCAAAGAATAGTGAGAAGGTGGCAGTAGCAGAGTGTGCCACCCACCAGAAGGAACCAAGTCCTTCCAGCAAAGGCAGCAAAACTGAAGTTAAGGACCCTCCAGCAGAGGCAGGCGGGCAAGAAGGCAAGGCACTCAAGGGAAGCGGTTCTGCGGAGTCTGAGGTCGCTAAAGAGCTTCCTCAGCTTGCGTCAACCAGTAAAGAAGGGACAGACGGGCCTAAGCATTTGACAGGACCTTTCTTCCCAGTGCTCAGTAAAGATGAGAGCACCACCCTCCAGTGGCCTTCAGAACTGCTGATCTTCACCAAAGCAGAGCCCTCTGTGTCGTATAGCTGCAATCCCTTGTATTTTGACTTCAAGCTGTCTCGCAACAAAGACATTAAAGCTAAAGGGGCGGAGAAACAGAAAGCTGCAAGCAGCCTTCCCAAGCAAAAAGCGCCGTCTGCTGAAGAGGGCAGCGTGAGCAAGAGCAAAGAGGTGGGCGCTCCTGCGGGCACCTCCACAGCAATGCCGGAGAGCAAGTCCCTGTCTGCCTGCAGCAAGCAGGAGTCCAATCCTGTGTCGGCTGGCAAGGGTGAGGGGCCAGAAGACAGCAGCAAAGGCAGCCTTGTTGGCCGCAAGGACAAAGTGGGGAAATCCCAcaagcacaagaagaagaagaagcacaagaAGTCCACAAAACACAAACGCAGGCGCAAAGGTGAGGCAGAAGacaaaagcagggatggggacctGGCAGAAGAGAAATCCAAGAAGCGgaagaaacacaaacacaaaaagagcAAGCCTTCCTTTGCCACGGAGCTGGAGCGGACGCAAGGGGCCGACGAAACTGGCCATCTCAAGAAAAGAAAGTGGTGTGCTCCAGACTCTCAGCGGAAGTCTCTTTCCACTGAAGAAAGCAGCAACAAGAAAGAGGACGGCGGCACCTCTTCCCAAGAGCACGGTGGCAAGAAACCCAAAGGGGACCCGCAGCAGGCATCATCCACCGCCAAGAGGCGGGCCTCCACCTCCACCCACTCCAGCCACAGAGGCCGGCAGAGCAGCGGTGGCTACGAGAGCGCCGAGGATTCCTGCCACAAGCACTTCCGGCAGAAGTCTGCTTCGCAATACAGTGACGATTACGACTCTGGCAGCAACTGTTCCCGAAGCCGCTCCCGTTCGGGGCGTCGGCATTCCTCCCGAAGGTCATCCCAGAGGTCCTACTCAACGAGTTCATATGCCTCCTCTGACAACAGCCGGTACAGTCGGCGGCGCAGCTACTCGGAAGACAGCTACAGTGACTACAGCGACCGCTCTCGGAGCCGCACCAAGCGCTCCCACGACTCAGAGGACGATTCTGACTACGCCAGTTCCAAGCGCAGGTCGAAACGGCACAAATATTCTTCTTCAGAAGACGACtacagcctgagcaggagcagatCCCGGAGCCGCAGCCGAACCCACACCAGGGGGAGGTCGAGGACGAGAAGCCGGGGCAGGACGCGCAGCAGCAGCTGTAGCCACAGCCGGGGTAAGCGGCGGAGCCGCAGCCGGACTGGGCACAGCTGGAAACGGAGCAGGAGCTACAGCCGGGAGCGCAGCCGGAGTGCCAGGAGCCTCTCCCAGCGGTCTCTCTCCAGGAAGGGGTCCCGTGGCCACGAAAGCCCTGGGGAGAGGAGATCCGCACGGCGAGACTTTATCCGCTCAAAGATCTACCGCTCCCAGTCCCCCCACTATTTCAGAGGCAGACCGGGGGAAGGGCCCGCGAGGAAGGAGGAAGCAAGAGGTGATGAAGCAACAGGGACCACTACCAGCCTCTCCCAAAACAGCGGCAACTCCAGCCTGGGGAGCAACTGCAGCTCTGAGGAGAAGAACTCTGCCACAGCTAAGCTCCTCCTGGAAAAAGTTCAGTCCAGGAAGGTGGAGAAGAAGCCCAGCGGCAGTGAGGAATCCCCCTCAGGGCCTCACAAGGTTGGGATCAAGCTGAAAGATCCCCCGCAAGGCTACTTTGGCCcaaagctccctccctccctaggcAACAAGCCGGTCCTTCCCTTGATCGGGAAGCTGCCCACAGTCCGAAAGCCAAACGCCAAGCAGTGTGAGGAGTCTGGATTAGGATTGGGGACCGGGGAGGAGCTGGAGCTGTCTGAGCTTGACGAAACCCCCCACGATGGTGGGGAGGCAGTTGCAGCAAGCCAACCCACAGTGGACGAAACTCTGGTGATAGAGACCCAGGAGAGCCTTCTGGGTGATCAGAAGCCAGAAGAAGCGGGCGTAGAGATGGCTGCCATGCCCCTGGAGCCGCCAGCCCTCCCGGAACACTTTGGATCCGGCGACCTGCCCGTGCTGCACCCGTTCCCTGCCCCCGCGGAAAGCGAAGTTGCTGAGCCTCTGGATGGCAGCGCCCAGCCTGTCTCCCTCGAAGGCAGGATGGTGCCCCTGGCCCCTGAAGTGGAGCCCTTCCCCAGCTACGTCCCACACAGTGCGGAGCCGAGCATCAGCGGGGAGGCGGAAGGCAGCGACGACTCTTCCCTGGCACCACTGGAAAGCCAGCCCATCACCTTCACCCCGGAGGAGATGGAGAAGTACAGCAAACTCCAGCAGGCAGCCCAGCAGCACATCCAGCAGCAGCTCCTAGCCAAGCAGGTCAAGGCATTCCCAGCCTCTGCCGCCCTGGCTCCAGCCACAGCTCCTGCCTTGCAGCCCATCCACATCCAGCAGCCAGCCGCAGCCGCAGCCACCTCCATCACCACCGTGCAGCACGCCATTCTGCAGCATCATGCTGCCGCCGCAGCCGCAGCCATTGGcatccacccccaccctcacccccaacCTCTTGCTCAAGTGCACCATATCCCTCAGCCCCACTTGACCCCCATCTCCTTGTCCCACTTGACCCACTCCATCATCCCAGGGCACCCTGCCACCTTCCTGGCCAGCCACCCCATCCATATCATCCCCGCTTCTGCCATCCACCCGGGTCCTTTCACTTTCCATCCTGTCCACCACGCTGCCCTCTACCCGACCCTCCTGGCACCCCGGCCAGCGACAGCGGCTGCCACGGCATTGCACctccaccctctcctgcaccccaTTTTCTCAGGACAGGATTTGCAGCACCCTCCCAGCCACGGCACATGA